From one Xiphophorus hellerii strain 12219 chromosome 18, Xiphophorus_hellerii-4.1, whole genome shotgun sequence genomic stretch:
- the LOC116707900 gene encoding protein jagged-1b isoform X3, giving the protein MESTRAHGRTPMDPGSGGVKLPRTRLHLLRAVILLAVLTLQPRKSFSLVLEALDHDNDTTEPGQLIERILLSSMLNPGEQWQTYRHHGRILGLEYRLRFRCDSNYYGPYCNKFCRARDDFFGHFSCDPSGSKVCMEGWTGPECKEAVCRQGCHQTHGSCTVPGECKCHYGWTGSLCDQCVTFPGCVYGSCAEPWQCVCDVNWGGLLCDKDLNYCGTHQPCLNGGTCTNTEPNEYQCECQEGFRGRSCDIVEHACLSSPCANGATCVEDPNGFSCVCSEGWTGNTCADAVRQCDRNPCGRGATCQEAPGSFRCLCPPGWTGRTCQLDANECETSTCVHARSCRNLIGSYLCDCLPGWTGPNCDIRNSSCQDLCLNGGHCEDLVSGSTCVCPTGFTGKYCQNGLGPCDSNPCLHGGQCVATEGETATCDCPLGYSGNSCEIAFDPCNPNPCQQGVQCHSSEGRFMCACPDGYHGNECVSLRNPCVEQDCQGAMSDTTHGGLSLYMILVGILALVTICGCVVCTVVFSYLHRKRKKQQSVPQEEGINNQREFVNLIRNVDRPPGPSQPPAAATNTSPHLHPHLHPHPPAPAPVSRCCEEIELTLPPSPAPSHPSPALKPAHAPKLDISNREREKLNRFHCTDNQELEV; this is encoded by the exons GTCAGCTGATTGAGCGCATCCTCCTCTCCTCCATGCTGAACCCGGGTGAACAGTGGCAGACGTACCGCCACCACGGACGGATCCTCGGCTTGGAGTATCGGCTCCGCTTCCGCTGCGACTCCAACTACTACGGGCCGTACTGCAACAAGTTCTGCCGGGCCAGAGACGACTTCTTCGGCCACTTCAGCTGTGACCCGAGTGGCTCCAAGGTCTGCATGGAGGGCTGGACAGGACCGGAGTGCAAAGAGG ccGTGTGCAGACAGGGATGCCATCAGACTCATGGTTCTTGCACTGTCCCTGGAGAATGCAA GTGTCACTACGGCTGGACGGGTTCTCTGTGTGATCAGTGTGTGACGTTTCCCGGCTGTGTGTACGGGAGCTGCGCCGAGCCctggcagtgtgtgtgtgacgtcAACTGGGGAGGTCTGCTGTGTGACAAAG ATCTTAACTACTGTGGGACACACCAGCCCTGTCTAAACGGCGGGACCTGCACCAACACAGAGCCAAACGAGTATCAGTGCGAGTGCCAGGAGGGTTTCAGAGGACGCAGCTGTGACATCG TGGAGCACGCCTGCCTGTCGTCGCCATGTGCGAACGGCGCCACCTGTGTCGAAGACCCCAACGGCTTCAGCTGCGTCTGCTCCGAAGGCTGGACCGGAAACACCTGTGCAGACG CGGTGCGGCAATGTGATCGTAACCCCTGCGGACGTGGAGCGACTTGTCAGGAGGCTCCTGGGAGTTTCCGGTGTCTCTGTCCACCAGGATGGACCGGCAGGACATGCCAGCTGG ATGCCAATGAATGTGAAACGAGTACGTGCGTCCACGCCCGCTCTTGTCGCAACCTGATCGGCAGCTACCTGTGCGACTGCCTGCCTGGATGGACGGGGCCGAACTGCGACATCC GGAACAGCAGCTGTCAGGATTTGTGTTTGAATGGTGGCCATTGTGAG GACCTGGTGTCAGGGTCCACATGTGTGTGTCCCACTGGTTTCACTGGGAAATATTGCCAAAATGGTTTGGGTCCCTGTGACAGCAACCCGTGTCTGCACGGAGGACAGTGCGTGGCGACGGAGGGAGAGACGGCCACCTGCGACTGCCCTCTGGGATATTCGGGGAACTCCTGCGAG ATAGCATTTGATCCTTGCAATCCTAACCCCTGCCAGCAGGGGGTGCAGTGTCACAGCTCGGAGGGAAGATTCATGTGCGCTTGTCCGGACGGTTATCATGGCAACGAGTGTGTGAGCCTCAGAAATCCTTGTGTTGAACAGGATTGTCAAG GCGCCATGTCCGACACGACCCACGGCGGCCTCAGCCTCTACATGATCCTGGTGGGAATCCTGGCTCTGGTGACCATCTGTGGCTGCGTGGTCTGCACCGTCGTCTTCTCCTACCTGCATCGGAAGAGGAAAAAGCAGCAGTCCGTCCCGCAGGAGGAAGGCATCAACAACCAGAGGGAGTTTGTCAACCTGATCAGAAACGTGGACCGCCCGCCTGGACCCTCGCAGCCCCCCGCCGCCGCCACCAACACATCGCCTCACCTTCACCCTCACCTTCACCCTCATCCTCCAGCCCCAGCCCCCGTGTCACGTTGCTGCGAGGAGATTGAACTCACCCTGCCACCCTCCCCGGCTCCTTCGCACCCCTCCCCGGCTCTAAAGCCAGCCCACGCCCCCAAGCTGGACATTTCAAACCGAGAACGAGAGAAGCTGAATCGTTTCCACTGCACAGACAATCAGGAGCTGGAGGTTTGA
- the clasrp gene encoding CLK4-associating serine/arginine rich protein, with product MWQEARKHERKLRGMMVDYKRRGERRREYYEKIKKDPAQFLQVHGRSYKIHLDPAVALAAESPANMMPWQGDANNMIDRFDVRAHLDYVPTYTPPLLSTSTPDHEMEERKCNYERYRGLVQNDFANISEEQCLYQIYLDELYGGLAKPNEDEKKKLAEKKVAIGYTYEDSTVAEPHSQSDKEDDNSENSESEEDEGIPDIDVEVDVDELNPEQLLDLNKMATPYGMGEGDFVRMLKKDKEEVEAIKHAKALEAEKAMYSGRRSRRQRREFREKRLKGRQISPPSYARRDSPTYDPYKRPESESSSESRSRSRTPGPEKITFITSFGGSDDEAAATTQTAAPHSGHAPSSLQHSPGHSRGSRRRRSSSSSSSSSSSRSSSRSSSRSSSRSRRGRRGHGRRDGRRSRSHSRSRRRSRSRSRGKGGGNGGSWRRRERTRSRSNDRDRGRDRDRDRDRERDRRRYSARRRTRSRSGSRQGSGLRQGAWSGRGHRRRDSDSHSASPSPSRPPHSPSPTHRGAQPAANTISDKLRKPDTPGGKETGAAKPKLTPQERLKLRMQKALNKQSKADKKAAQVKIQQQEHKRQEREGELRAMARKIRMKERERREKERDEWERQYGRQSHSPSPSKHGREHSSHKRSRSRSRSRSRSRSRSPSYRY from the exons ATGTGGCAGGAGGCCCGCAAACACGAGCGCAAGCTCCGTGGCATGATGGTCGACTACAAACGCCGTGGCGAGCGCCGCCGAGAGTACTACGAGAAGATA AAAAAAGATCCTGCCCAGTTCCTGCAGGTTCACGGCCGATCCTACAAGATCCACCTGGACCCGGCTGTGGCGCTGGCTGCAGAAAGCCCTGCCAACAT gaTGCCATGGCAAGGAGACGCCAACAACATGATTGACAGATTTGATGTGAGGGCCCATCTGGACTACGTCCCGACTTATACCCCTCCTCTGCTCAGCACATC AACACCAGATCACGAGATGGAGGAGAGGAAGTGCAATTACGAGCGCTACAGAGGACTCGTTCAGAATGACTTTGCCAACA TCTCAGAGGAGCAGTGTTTATACCAGATCTACCTGGATGAGCTCTACGGTGGCCTGGCCAAACCAAATGAGGACGAGAAGAAGAA ACTTGCAGAGAAAAAGGTTGCCATTGGTTACACGTACGAAGACAGCACCGTGGCAGAGCCTCATTCCCAGTCGGACAAAGAAGATGACAATTCAGAGAACAGTGAATCCGAGGAGGACGAAGGCATTCCTGATATTG ATGTGGAAGTTGATGTTGATGAGCTGAACCCGGAGCAGCTGCTGGATCTAAACAAAATGGCGACTCCCTATGGAATGGGGGAAGGCGACTTTGTcag GATGTTGAAGAAAGACAAGGAGGAAGTGGAGGCCATTAAACACGCCAAAGCTCTGGAGGCAGAGAAGGCCATGTACTCT GGCCGCCGCTCTCGAAGACAGAGGAGGGAGTTTAGAGAAAAGAGGCTAAAAGGAAGACAGATCAGTCCACCAAG CTACGCCAGAAGAGACAGCCCGACGTACGACCCTTACAAACG GCCTGAGTCGGAGTCCAGCTCAGAGTCCCGGTCCCGTTCGCGTACCCCCGGCCCGGAGAAGATCACGTTCATCACCAGCTTTGGAGGCAGCGACGACGAAGCCGCGGCCACGACACAAACCGCTGCCCCTCACtctggccacgccccctccaGCTTGCAGCACTCTCCAGGTCATAGCAGGGGCTCCCG GAGACGAAGGTCGTCCTCgagcagctcctcttcctcctcgtctCGCTCCTCGTCCCGGTCGTCCTCTCGCTCGTCCTCCCGTTCACGCAGAGGCCGGCGGGGACACGGGCGGAGAGACGGCCGCCGCTCGCGGAGCCACTCGCGGTCGAGGCGGCGCTCCAGGTCTCGCTCCCGGGGGAAAGGAGGAGGGAACGGGGGCTCCTGGAGGAGACGGGAGCGGACGAGGTCGCGGTCCAACGACAGGGACAGAGGCAGAGATAGAGACAGGGACAGAGACCGGGAACGGGACAGGAGACGCTATTCGGCACGCAGACGAACGAG GTCTCGTTCAGGTTCACGGCAGGGCAGCGGCTTGAGGCAGGGAGCCTGGAGCGGTCGAGGACACCGGAGGAGAGACAGTGACAGCCACAGTGCGTCCCCTTCTCCAAGCCGCCCGCCCCACAGTCCCTCCCCCACCCACAGGGGGGCCCAGCCTGCTGCCAACACCATCTCTGACAAACTGAGAAA gCCTGACACTCCGGGTGGTAAAGAGACGGGAGCTGCCAAA CCCAAGCTGACACCCCAGGAGCGTCTGAAGCTACGGATGCAGAAGGCGCTCAACAAGCAGT CCAAGGCAGATAAGAAAGCTGCTCAAGTGAAGATCCAGCAGCAGGAGCACAAGCGACAG GAGCGAGAAGGAGAGCTGCGAGCCATGGCACGCAAGATCCGTATGAA ggaGCGTGAGCGACGTGAGAAAGAGAGGGATGAATGGGAGCGACAGTACGGACGACAGAGCCACTCGCCTTCTCCCTCCAAACACG GCCGAGAACACAGTTCACACAAAAG GTCTCGCTCCCGGTCTCGCTCTCGCTCTCGCTCCCGCTCTCGGAGTCCATCGTACAGATACTGA